A single region of the Hippopotamus amphibius kiboko isolate mHipAmp2 chromosome 6, mHipAmp2.hap2, whole genome shotgun sequence genome encodes:
- the LOC130855621 gene encoding LOW QUALITY PROTEIN: vascular non-inflammatory molecule 3-like (The sequence of the model RefSeq protein was modified relative to this genomic sequence to represent the inferred CDS: inserted 3 bases in 2 codons) produces the protein MIISYFPKYAATLAFFVLSAGALDTFIAAVYEHAVVLPNRTETPVPKEAALLLMNKNIDVLEKAVKLAARRGAHIIVTPEDGIYGWVFTRGTVYPYLEDIPDPEVNWIPCRDSQRFGRTPVQERLSYLARDSSIYFVANIGDKKPCNTSDPQCPPXGHYQYNTDVVFDSEGRLVACYHKDNLFAPEIQFDFPKDSEFVTFDTPFGKFGIFTCFDIFSHEPAMVVVEELQVDSVLHPMAWYNTLPLLSAVPFHSAWARALRVNLLAANTHTTSMHVTGTSCRSCPNGQPWVCYDTETESGQLMLSELKLWPRRERSYPAAVDWSAYARGVKPFPSKLLDFPGMLYFDEFTFTKLERSTRNYTACQKDLCCHXTYKMSEKRTHEVYVLGPFDGLHTVEGQYYLQVCTLLKCQTTDLRTCGEPVGSAFTKFEDLSLRGTFGTRYVFPQIILSGSQLAPERHYEVSRDGRLRSQGGGPFPVLVLAL, from the exons ATGATTATatcatattttccaaaatatgcgGCCACTTTGGCCTTCTTTGTCCTGAGTGCCGGTGCTCTGGACACTTTCATTGCTGCAGTGTATGAGCACGCTGTTGTATTACCAAACAGGACAGAAACACCTGTGCCGAAAGAAGCAGCTTTGCTCCTGATGAACAAGAATATAGATGTTTTAGAGAAAGCAGTTAAACTGGCAGCCAGGCGG GGCGCGCATATCATTGTGACCCCAGAAGATGGAATTTATGGCTGGGTCTTCACAAGGGGCACCGTTTATCCCTATCTGGAGGATATCCCAGACCCTGAAGTGAACTGGATTCCATGTAGAGATTCCCAGAG GTTTGGCCGCACCCCAGTGCAAGAAAGGCTCAGCTATTTGGCCAGGGACAGCTCTATCTACTTCGTGGCAAATATTGGGGACAAGAAGCCATGCAATACCAGTGACCCTCAGTGTCCCC ACGGTCATTACCAATACAACACTGATGTGGTGTTTGATTCTGAGGGTAGGCTGGTGGCCTGCTACCACAAGG ACAATCTTTTTGCACCTGAAATTCAATTTGATTTCCCCAAGGATTCAGAATTTGTGACTTTTGACACACCCTTTGGGAAGTTTGGCATTTTCACTTGCTTTGACATTTTTTCTCATGAGCCAgctatggtggtggtggaggagttACAGGTTGATAGTGTTCTCCACCCCATGGCCTGGTACAACACACTGCCCCTGCTCTCGGCGGTCCCCTTCCATTCTGCGTGGGCCCGAGCCCTGCGAGTCAATCTGCTAGCCGCCAATACCCACACCACCAGCATGCACGTGACAGGTACTTCATGCCGCTCCTGCCCCAATGGGCA GCCGTGGGTGTGCTATGACACGGAAACAGAGAGTGGCCAGCTGATGCTCTCAGAATTGAAGTTGTGGCCTCGAAGAGAACGCAGTTACCCTGCAGCTGTTGACTGGAGTGCTTATGCCAGAGGTGTCAAACCATTCCCATCTAAACTGTTGGATTTTCCAGGGATGCTTTATTTTGATGAGTTCACCTTCACCAAGCTTGAGAGAAGCACAAGAAATTACACAGCTTGTCAGAAAGACCTGTGTTGTCA AACTTACAAGATGTCTGAGAAACGAACCCATGAGGTATATGTACTAGGTCCCTTTGATGGACTGCACACGGTAGAAGGTCAATATTACTTACA GGTATGCACATTACTGAAGTGTCAAACCACTGACCTGAGAACTTGTGGAGAGCCTGTGGGGTCAGCTTTTACCAAATTTGAAGATCTCTCCCTCAGGGGCACATTTGGAACGCGTTATGTTTTCCCACAGATCATTCTTAGTGGGAGTCAGCTTGCCCCTGAAAGACATTATGAG GTTTCAAGAGATGGACGTCTGCGGAGCCAAGGTGGAGGCCCTTTTCCTGTCTTGGTCCTGGCCCTGTAG